ATCCTTCACAGTGGAGGCAAACATTTCCTCATGTGTTGGTCCCAGAAGGTAATCCGCGCCCTTGCGGTCCTTCAAGCGGAATAGCGCGTCACCGTATTCGGTCCAACGCTGGGTAGTTTCATAAGGCTCACGTGGCAGCAGCGCTGGGAACAGCAATTCCTGTCCACCAATGGCATCCATTTCCTCGCGTACAACAGTTTCAATGTTGCGCAGTGCGCGCAGGCCGAGTGGCAACCAGGAATACACACCTGGTGCTACACGACGAATATATCCTGCACGGACGAGCAGCTTGTGGCTTGGTACTTCTGCATCTGCAGGGTCTTCGCGCAGGGTGCGCAAAAACAGCGTGGAAAGACGTGTGATCATGAGTGACAAATATACCCTCTCACTACTACTTCATCTGCCCAGCCCCCTTAAAAAATGTGCCAGGTGGGCTCAAGTATCCTCAAGAACATGCTTATTGTGTTGCCTCCCTCTGAAACCAAGACCCCTGGCGGCGCCGGCGAACCTTTGGATTTTGAGCGCTTAAGCTTTCCTCAACTCACCTCTACACGCACAAAAATTGCCGCTGACCTGCAAGCGCTCAAGGTCGAGGACGCTCTTAAAATCTTGGGGATTTCCGACAACCTTCGCTCGGAGGCTGAGGCCAACACGCATCTGTTCACCAGCCCCACCATGCCTGCGATCTTCCGCTACTCCGGCGTGCTCTATGACGCCCTCGACGCCACCACTCTGCCCCCGGAATCGCTTAATCGGCTTGCCATCGGCTCCGCACTCTTCGGCGTTGTGCGGGCAACTGATCCCATCCCCCATTACCGCCTGTCGGGCGGCACCAAAATCCCCACGGCCACCGGCGAGCTGCCAACGCTCAAGGCACGCTGGGGTAACGGCATCACCGAGGCGCTTATCGACGAAAACCAGCTCGTCATCGATCTCCGCAGCGGAACCTATCAGCAGCTGGGTCGCCTAAAAAATGCTGTCACTGTACGCGTGGAATCCGTCCTTGAAGACGGCTCCCGCAAGGTAGTCAGTCACTTCAACAAACACTACAAAGGCGAACTCGCCCGTGTCCTCGCCGTATCGGCCGAGGATGCACACGACGCTGCGGATGTGATGCGCATTGCCTTGAAGGCAGGCCTTGTGATTGAGGACAACCCCAACCACAAGGAAACCCTCACCATGGTGGTTTAGGCGTTAATCACCATCTTGATGTGCTCGGCACTTAAATCGCGCAAACGCACGCACACCCCGCCGAGCATCTCTGCCAGCACCGATGCCTTTTCTTTACGAACCTTCAATCGACCTTCGCAGTCGATCACCACATTTCCTGACAGCTTGGACTTCACCACTGCTTGCGCCGCTGTGGCGATACCCTTCTCCCCGGCATCAGACGTGTCTTGGCCATCGGTGAGCACGATGAGTATTGCTCGGCGGCCGGGTTCTTTTCGGCGTTCCCGCTCCATCAAATCCTTTGCCATGAACAAGCCCTCTGCCAGTGGTGTGCGACCACCCATTGGCATATCTTTGAGCTTTAGTTGAGCACGCTCCACCGAGTTCGTCGGCGGTAACACCAACGTTGGTTTATTGCCGTTGACAGCAATGACCGCGACTTTGTCCCGTCGCTGGTAGGCATCGCCCAACATCGAGGTGATGGTGCCCGTGACAGCACGCACCCTCGACTTAGCAGCCATGGAGCCGGAGGTATCAACTACAAACACGATGAGGTTTGATTCCCTGCCTCGGCGCAAGGATCCACGCAGGTCTTCTGGCCGGAAATCGACAACACCCTCCACAATTTTCGCCCCGCGTTCTGTGGCAGCCATGAGCGTGCCCACCAAGTTGATGCCATGGCCTCCCTTGGTGGCGCGGACGTTTGCGCCAATGTGAGAATACGCCTGCGATCTGCGTCCGGGCGTCGAGTTTTCTTCACCGACTGTCTGCAGTTTGAGGTGTCTAGGAGCGAAAGGGCTCGCCGGTTCCGGCAGTACCTACCTTTCCGGTGGTCTGCGCAGAAGCCTGGGCAGTTCCGTGCATGCCGTCTTCATCAGTGGGTTGATCCGTGTCGGTGTAAGCCTCTGCCCCGGTTTCCTCATCGGTGATTTTTGCAGCAGGCCCTTTTTCCTCGTTGTCTTTGAAGAAGTTGCGTGCTTCCTGCAAAGTCTCCTGCAGGTAGCGTTCTTCCATCTCAGGGGCGTCGAAAGGATTACGACGGCGACGGTGTGGCAGCGCCAAACGAGCAGCGGTTTCTACATCATCTTCGGTTACTACCGTGCGCCCCTCCCATGCGGCGTGAGCCAGTGCAGTTCGGGTAATCACAAGGTCAGCGCGCATGCCATCAACTTCCATGCGGGAACACAACCACGCAATCTGATTGAGGATCAGATCAGGCAACTCCACCGCAAGCAACAAATCTTTTGCTGCTGCCATGCGATCGGAAATTTCCTGATCCTGACCTTCCCACTGCGCAATAAACTGCTCGGGGGCGTTTTCAAAGGCGAGTCGACGCTTAATGATGCTTACGCGAACATCCGGAACCGTCGATGCTGCCACATCCACTGCTAAGCCAAAACGGTCCAACAGCTGCGGGCGAAGCTCTCCCTCTTCAGGATTCATCGTGCCAACGAGGACGAAGTTGGCGGGCGAAGAATGGGAAATGCCATCGCGTTCAATGCTCACGCGACCGCTGGCAGCAGCATCAAGTAGAGCATCGACCAGGTGATCAGCAAGCAAGTTTACTTCATCGACGTACAAAACGCCGCCATCTGCTTGAGCAAGCAGGCCCGGCTGATATTCAGCACGACCAGTTGTCAGAACTGTCTCCATGTTGAGTGACCCCACCACGCGGTCCTCCGTAGAGCCCAGGGGAAGGTTCACCAAGGG
The window above is part of the Corynebacterium deserti GIMN1.010 genome. Proteins encoded here:
- the yaaA gene encoding peroxide stress protein YaaA is translated as MLIVLPPSETKTPGGAGEPLDFERLSFPQLTSTRTKIAADLQALKVEDALKILGISDNLRSEAEANTHLFTSPTMPAIFRYSGVLYDALDATTLPPESLNRLAIGSALFGVVRATDPIPHYRLSGGTKIPTATGELPTLKARWGNGITEALIDENQLVIDLRSGTYQQLGRLKNAVTVRVESVLEDGSRKVVSHFNKHYKGELARVLAVSAEDAHDAADVMRIALKAGLVIEDNPNHKETLTMVV
- a CDS encoding vWA domain-containing protein; this encodes MQTVGEENSTPGRRSQAYSHIGANVRATKGGHGINLVGTLMAATERGAKIVEGVVDFRPEDLRGSLRRGRESNLIVFVVDTSGSMAAKSRVRAVTGTITSMLGDAYQRRDKVAVIAVNGNKPTLVLPPTNSVERAQLKLKDMPMGGRTPLAEGLFMAKDLMERERRKEPGRRAILIVLTDGQDTSDAGEKGIATAAQAVVKSKLSGNVVIDCEGRLKVRKEKASVLAEMLGGVCVRLRDLSAEHIKMVINA
- a CDS encoding ATP-binding protein translates to MTSHKVIRYPFSAVVGQDKLRLALILTAISPRIGGLVIRGEKGTAKTTTVRAFAGLLGDAPLVNLPLGSTEDRVVGSLNMETVLTTGRAEYQPGLLAQADGGVLYVDEVNLLADHLVDALLDAAASGRVSIERDGISHSSPANFVLVGTMNPEEGELRPQLLDRFGLAVDVAASTVPDVRVSIIKRRLAFENAPEQFIAQWEGQDQEISDRMAAAKDLLLAVELPDLILNQIAWLCSRMEVDGMRADLVITRTALAHAAWEGRTVVTEDDVETAARLALPHRRRRNPFDAPEMEERYLQETLQEARNFFKDNEEKGPAAKITDEETGAEAYTDTDQPTDEDGMHGTAQASAQTTGKVGTAGTGEPFRS